Proteins encoded together in one Benincasa hispida cultivar B227 chromosome 1, ASM972705v1, whole genome shotgun sequence window:
- the LOC120069031 gene encoding AT-hook motif nuclear-localized protein 23-like produces the protein MAGLDLGSASHFVHQLQHRSVDLHLQHPTDVDDGSDHQPNSGGEIVARRSRGRPSGSKNKPKPPVIITRESANTLRAHILEVNTGCDVFDSVATYARKRQRGICILSGTGTVTNVTLRQPASAGAVVTLPGRFEILSLSGSFLPPPAPPGATSLTIFLAGGQGQILGGNVVGSLIASGPVIVIASSFTNVAYERLPLDEEEQPSNGGGASLSNPFPDPSVGFPLFNLPSNMAGNQNQLPVDGWGGGNSGGRASY, from the exons ATGGCGGGCTTAGACTTAGGCTCTGCTTCTCACTTTGTTCATCAACTTCAGCACCGTTCCGTGGATCTACACCTGCAGCATCCGACGGATGTAGACGACGGTTCCGACCACCAACCCAACTCCGGCGGCGAGATCGTCGCCCGGCGGTCCAGAGGCAGACCGTCCGGTTCTAAAAATAAACCGAAGCCACCGGTTATTATTACCAGAGAAAGTGCTAATACTCTTCGGGCCCACATCTTGGAAGTCAACACCGGTTGCGATGTCTTCGACTCCGTCGCCACTTATGCCCGGAAGCGCCAGCGTGGCATCTGCATCTTGAGTGGCACCGGCACCGTCACCAACGTTACCTTACGGCAACCTGCATCGGCCGGCGCAGTTGTCACTCTTCCTGGCAG GTTTGAGATATTGTCTTTATCGGGATCGTTCTTGCCGCCACCGGCTCCACCAGGAGCTACGAGTTTGACTATCTTCCTTGCGGGCGGGCAAGGACAAATTCTCGGAGGGAATGTAGTTGGGTCTTTGATTGCTTCTGGACCGGTGATCGTCATTGCGTCGTCGTTTACCAATGTTGCTTACGAGAGGCTACCGTTGGACGAGGAGGAACAACCGTCCAACGGTGGTGGTGCGAGCCTTAGCAACCCGTTTCCGGACCCGTCGGTCGGGTTTCCATTGTTTAATCTGCCGTCGAACATGGCGGGGAATCAAAATCAGCTACCGGTGGACGGATGGGGTGGAGGGAACTCCGGTGGGAGAGCATCTTATTGA